One window of the Tetragenococcus koreensis genome contains the following:
- the rplW gene encoding 50S ribosomal protein L23, whose translation MNLLDVIKRPIITEKTMLDMDEKKYTFEVDTTANKTLVKQAVESAFDVKVANVNILNVHPKPKRMGQYQGYTKKRRKAVVALTDDSKEIEIFSAE comes from the coding sequence ATGAATTTACTAGATGTAATTAAACGTCCTATTATCACAGAAAAAACAATGCTTGATATGGATGAAAAGAAATATACATTTGAAGTTGATACAACGGCCAACAAAACATTAGTGAAACAAGCTGTTGAATCAGCTTTTGATGTAAAAGTTGCTAATGTAAATATCCTCAACGTACACCCTAAGCCAAAACGTATGGGTCAATACCAAGGATATACGAAAAAACGCCGTAAAGCGGTCGTCGCTTTAACAGATGACTCAAAAGAAATTGAAATTTTTTCAGCTGAATAA
- the rplD gene encoding 50S ribosomal protein L4, producing MPNVALFKQDGSQNGEVTLNEGIFGIEPNESVVFDAITMQRASLRQGTHAVKNRSAVSGGGKKPWRQKGTGRARQGTIRAPQWRGGGTVFGPTPRSYGYKLPKKVRRLAIKSVLSEKVAENNFVVVDALNFDAPKTKEFKNVLDNLSINAKVLVVVESENEFASLSARNLSNVTVVTSDNVTVLDVATSDKVLTTQTALTQIEEVLV from the coding sequence ATGCCAAATGTAGCATTATTCAAACAAGATGGAAGCCAAAATGGTGAAGTCACATTAAATGAAGGTATTTTCGGGATCGAACCGAATGAATCAGTTGTTTTTGATGCAATTACGATGCAACGTGCTTCGTTAAGACAAGGAACGCATGCAGTGAAAAACCGTAGCGCAGTTTCAGGCGGCGGTAAGAAACCATGGCGTCAAAAAGGTACTGGTCGTGCACGTCAAGGAACTATCCGTGCACCACAATGGCGCGGTGGTGGTACAGTATTTGGACCAACTCCACGTTCTTATGGCTACAAACTTCCTAAAAAAGTTCGTCGCTTGGCAATTAAATCTGTACTATCAGAAAAAGTTGCTGAAAATAATTTTGTTGTGGTAGATGCATTGAATTTTGATGCACCAAAAACAAAAGAATTCAAAAATGTATTAGATAACTTGTCAATCAATGCAAAAGTATTGGTTGTTGTAGAATCAGAAAACGAATTTGCATCATTGTCTGCTCGTAACTTATCAAATGTAACGGTTGTTACTTCTGATAATGTAACGGTACTAGATGTTGCAACGAGTGATAAAGTATTGACCACTCAAACTGCTCTTACTCAAATTGAGGAGGTGCTTGTATAA
- the rplC gene encoding 50S ribosomal protein L3, with translation MTKGILGKKVGMTQIFTESGELIPVTAIEAEPNVVLQLKTVENDGYEAVQVGYQDKREILSNKPAKGHVAKANTAPKRFIREFKNVELEGLEVGSEIKVDTFEAGDVVDVTGTSKGKGFQGVIKRYGQSRGPMGHGSRFHRKPGGMGSMEPKRVLKGKRLPGRMGGNRVTVQNLEVVRVDTDRNVILIKGNIPGAKKSLITIKSAVKAK, from the coding sequence ATGACTAAAGGAATCTTAGGGAAAAAAGTGGGAATGACTCAAATCTTCACTGAATCTGGCGAACTAATTCCGGTAACGGCTATTGAAGCTGAACCTAACGTTGTTTTACAACTTAAAACAGTTGAAAATGATGGCTATGAAGCTGTTCAAGTCGGTTATCAAGATAAACGTGAAATTTTGAGTAACAAACCTGCCAAAGGTCATGTTGCAAAAGCAAACACGGCTCCTAAGCGCTTCATTCGCGAATTCAAGAATGTGGAGCTTGAGGGCTTAGAAGTAGGATCAGAAATCAAAGTTGACACATTTGAAGCTGGGGACGTCGTTGACGTAACAGGGACAAGTAAAGGTAAAGGATTCCAGGGCGTTATCAAACGTTACGGACAATCTCGTGGCCCAATGGGACATGGTTCTCGTTTCCACCGTAAACCAGGTGGCATGGGTTCAATGGAACCTAAACGCGTATTAAAAGGCAAACGTCTTCCAGGACGCATGGGTGGTAACCGAGTAACTGTTCAAAACTTGGAAGTTGTACGGGTTGATACTGACCGCAACGTCATTTTGATCAAAGGAAACATTCCTGGAGCGAAAAAATCATTGATTACCATTAAATCTGCTGTGAAAGCAAAATAA
- the rpsJ gene encoding 30S ribosomal protein S10, producing MAKQKIRIRLKAYEHRVLDQSADKIVETAQRTGAAISGPIPLPTQRSVYTVIRSPHKYKDSREQFEMRTHKRLIDIVNPTPKTVDALMKLDLPSGVNIEIKL from the coding sequence ATGGCAAAACAAAAAATTCGTATTCGTTTAAAAGCGTATGAACATCGTGTTTTAGATCAATCAGCGGATAAAATCGTAGAAACTGCACAAAGGACAGGAGCGGCTATTTCAGGTCCGATTCCATTGCCAACACAACGCAGTGTATATACCGTTATCCGGTCACCACATAAATACAAAGATTCACGCGAACAATTTGAAATGCGCACACATAAACGTCTAATCGACATTGTAAACCCAACACCTAAAACAGTTGATGCTTTGATGAAGCTAGACTTACCATCAGGTGTAAATATTGAAATTAAACTATAA
- a CDS encoding ECF transporter S component, producing MKITTRNVVMVALFTALTVIGTMIKIPLPTGAFVHLGNAVLLLSVLLLGYVKGSLAGGLGFAIFDVLNGYAAEAPYFIIESFIVGAAAYGLFLVYQKNPTRIWQIVLIATGTGIVKLVMTQLKNTVRQLYLGMNVPTAFTTAALSLPATIVNVILTAVLVSFLYFPLKRAITSIL from the coding sequence ATGAAAATAACGACTAGAAATGTCGTAATGGTGGCTCTTTTTACAGCGCTAACTGTCATTGGTACTATGATTAAAATTCCTTTGCCAACAGGAGCTTTTGTTCATTTAGGCAATGCCGTATTACTTTTATCGGTATTACTTTTAGGTTATGTCAAAGGATCACTTGCGGGTGGATTAGGCTTTGCTATTTTTGATGTATTGAACGGTTATGCAGCAGAAGCTCCTTACTTTATAATAGAGAGTTTCATTGTAGGTGCTGCCGCTTACGGATTATTTTTAGTTTATCAAAAAAATCCGACGCGTATCTGGCAAATCGTCCTTATTGCAACAGGTACAGGTATAGTTAAATTAGTGATGACACAACTTAAAAACACGGTCCGACAACTCTACTTAGGTATGAATGTTCCGACAGCTTTTACAACTGCGGCTCTTTCTCTACCGGCAACCATAGTTAATGTTATCTTGACGGCAGTGTTGGTATCTTTTTTATACTTCCCTTTAAAAAGAGCGATCACTTCAATATTATAG
- the thiD gene encoding bifunctional hydroxymethylpyrimidine kinase/phosphomethylpyrimidine kinase, which produces MEKVLTIAGSDSTGGAGIQADLKTFEEYGVFGFSSLTSIVTMDPDNGWSHDVTSISEELLEKQLISVFAGGPVDVVKTGMMGNEKNIAVASKFIDRYQIKNVVIDPVIACKGTAQILQPKSVEGIKKYLLPQALITTPNLEEAGILSGLGDLENLDDMKKAAAIIYQMGAKNVIVKGGHRLASDKAIDLFYDGKDYQALEGKLFSTDFNHGAGCTFAAAIAAGIAKGYSVLEACKTAKAFVAVGIENGVSINPYVGHIWHGAYNQAEKRMVPENENND; this is translated from the coding sequence ATGGAAAAAGTATTGACGATTGCTGGATCGGATTCCACAGGTGGTGCAGGGATCCAAGCAGATTTAAAAACATTTGAGGAATATGGTGTGTTTGGCTTTTCAAGTTTAACTTCAATTGTGACTATGGATCCAGATAATGGTTGGAGTCATGACGTGACTTCAATCTCTGAAGAATTACTAGAAAAGCAATTAATTTCGGTATTTGCCGGTGGTCCGGTTGACGTGGTAAAAACGGGAATGATGGGCAATGAAAAAAATATAGCAGTAGCAAGTAAATTTATTGATCGTTATCAAATAAAAAACGTTGTCATTGATCCGGTGATTGCTTGTAAAGGAACTGCGCAAATTTTACAGCCTAAAAGCGTTGAAGGAATAAAAAAATATTTACTTCCTCAAGCATTGATTACAACGCCTAATTTAGAAGAAGCGGGTATTTTGTCGGGTTTAGGTGATTTAGAAAATTTGGATGATATGAAAAAAGCCGCAGCGATTATTTATCAAATGGGTGCTAAAAACGTCATTGTTAAAGGTGGGCATCGTCTAGCTAGTGATAAAGCGATAGATCTTTTTTATGATGGAAAAGATTATCAAGCGCTTGAAGGAAAACTATTTTCCACTGACTTTAACCACGGAGCTGGTTGCACATTTGCAGCAGCAATTGCCGCCGGGATTGCCAAAGGATATTCGGTGCTTGAAGCTTGTAAAACAGCCAAAGCATTTGTAGCTGTGGGTATCGAAAATGGCGTGTCAATCAATCCGTACGTGGGGCACATCTGGCATGGTGCTTATAATCAAGCAGAAAAAAGGATGGTACCGGAAAATGAAAATAACGACTAG